From Desulfosalsimonas propionicica, the proteins below share one genomic window:
- the dapA gene encoding 4-hydroxy-tetrahydrodipicolinate synthase — protein MQPGCYTALITPFKNNEIDEAGLEKLVSFQLANGITGLLAVGTTGESPTLNWNEHISVIERIAAKTRDRCICIAGTGSNNTAETLEATKHAVKSGCEAVLLVDPYYNGPSSLEIRREYVAPVAAAYPDTTIIPYIIPGRTGAQMFAEDLAILYKEHPNVSCVKEATGSLENMRRTRQCCGDTYLILSGDDGITHDMMADKTIAGDGAISVMSNIAPGPVTEMISSLLAGDTEAAKIQFDALKPLFDLVSVKTTEKTPHGEVVCRSRNPVPVKTLMQILGMPAGPCRRPLGKMTRAGMDRVLAAARRVHTENPHILRPAAEFFGVDIDQRLNDPGILAELTYETY, from the coding sequence ATGCAGCCTGGATGTTATACCGCCCTGATCACGCCGTTTAAAAACAATGAAATTGATGAGGCGGGGCTGGAAAAACTGGTTTCCTTTCAACTGGCAAACGGCATTACCGGACTTCTGGCAGTGGGCACCACCGGTGAGAGCCCTACCCTGAACTGGAATGAACACATCAGCGTAATTGAACGCATTGCCGCCAAAACCCGGGACCGCTGTATCTGCATTGCCGGAACCGGCAGCAACAACACCGCCGAAACCCTGGAAGCCACGAAGCACGCAGTAAAATCCGGGTGCGAGGCCGTACTCCTTGTGGACCCTTATTACAACGGTCCCAGCTCGCTGGAAATCCGGCGGGAATACGTCGCGCCGGTGGCCGCGGCCTACCCGGACACCACCATAATCCCCTACATCATACCGGGCCGTACCGGCGCCCAGATGTTTGCAGAAGACCTTGCCATCCTTTATAAGGAGCATCCCAATGTCAGCTGCGTCAAGGAGGCCACCGGCAGCCTGGAGAACATGCGCCGGACCCGGCAGTGCTGCGGGGACACCTATCTGATTCTCTCCGGCGATGACGGCATCACCCATGACATGATGGCAGATAAAACCATCGCCGGCGACGGGGCGATCTCGGTGATGTCCAATATTGCCCCGGGCCCGGTAACGGAAATGATCAGCTCCCTTCTCGCCGGGGACACTGAAGCGGCGAAAATCCAGTTTGATGCCTTAAAACCCCTGTTTGACCTGGTTTCGGTGAAAACCACGGAAAAAACGCCCCACGGCGAGGTGGTCTGCCGGTCACGCAATCCGGTCCCGGTCAAGACCCTGATGCAAATCCTGGGGATGCCCGCAGGTCCCTGCCGCCGGCCCCTGGGAAAAATGACCCGGGCCGGGATGGACAGGGTGCTGGCAGCAGCTCGCCGGGTACACACGGAAAATCCCCATATCCTCCGGCCTGCGGCCGAGTTTTTCGGGGTGGACATCGACCAGCGGCTAAATGATCCGGGCATTCTGGCGGAATTGACCTACGAGACCTATTAA
- the tatC gene encoding twin-arginine translocase subunit TatC codes for MDEEEKLPLTEHLEELRDRLIRCFIAIFAGFVIAYVFKERLFQILTRPLIRVMEQGDTLIFTGIPEAFFTYLKVSLLAGLMLAAPVVIYQFWMFLAPGLYKEERRLMIPIVFVSAFFFIGGALFGYFLVFPFGFKFLLGFASETIRPLPSMREYLSFSAKLLLAFGFVFELPIVITFMARLGLVNVPFLKKNRKYALLIFFAGSALLTPPDVVTQIMLAAPMMVLYEISIMGARVFGRSRQAEDPEEQKDKHKTGGNKDA; via the coding sequence CTGATCCGGTGTTTTATCGCCATATTCGCCGGTTTTGTCATCGCCTACGTTTTCAAGGAAAGGCTGTTTCAGATTTTGACCCGACCCTTGATCCGTGTCATGGAGCAGGGCGACACCCTGATTTTCACCGGGATTCCGGAAGCTTTTTTTACTTACCTGAAAGTGTCGCTGCTGGCAGGCCTGATGCTGGCCGCCCCTGTTGTAATCTATCAGTTCTGGATGTTTTTGGCCCCGGGCCTGTATAAAGAAGAGCGGCGGCTGATGATACCCATCGTGTTTGTCTCTGCCTTTTTTTTCATCGGCGGCGCCCTGTTTGGATATTTTCTGGTATTTCCCTTTGGGTTTAAATTCCTGCTCGGCTTTGCCTCTGAAACCATCCGGCCCCTGCCGTCCATGCGGGAATATTTGAGCTTTTCCGCAAAACTTTTGCTGGCCTTTGGGTTTGTTTTTGAACTGCCCATTGTCATCACGTTTATGGCCCGGCTGGGCCTGGTAAACGTGCCCTTTCTGAAAAAAAACCGGAAATACGCCCTGCTCATCTTTTTTGCCGGATCCGCCCTTCTGACACCTCCGGATGTTGTCACCCAGATTATGCTTGCCGCCCCCATGATGGTGCTTTATGAAATCAGCATTATGGGCGCCCGGGTTTTCGGCCGATCCCGCCAGGCAGAAGACCCGGAAGAGCAGAAGGATAAACACAAAACCGGCGGCAATAAAGATGCCTGA
- a CDS encoding dissimilatory sulfite reductase D family protein has product MALDYEECKQKVLDGIEKKSKSKSKFYFSDLAKMMDAKPREAKKIVTQMVEEGILVFWSSGSTSMYGLKGAGKQSAAEHEE; this is encoded by the coding sequence ATGGCACTGGACTACGAAGAATGCAAGCAAAAGGTCCTTGATGGCATCGAGAAAAAATCCAAATCCAAGTCCAAGTTTTATTTCAGCGACCTGGCCAAGATGATGGACGCCAAGCCCCGTGAAGCCAAAAAGATTGTCACCCAGATGGTGGAAGAAGGCATTTTGGTGTTCTGGTCAAGCGGCAGCACTTCCATGTATGGTCTCAAAGGCGCGGGCAAGCAGTCCGCCGCTGAGCATGAAGAGTAA
- the rpmI gene encoding 50S ribosomal protein L35, whose protein sequence is MPKIKTNRAAAKRFKRTGSGKYMFAKSHASHILTKKTRKRKRALRKQQVMDATNRKAVKRMLPYG, encoded by the coding sequence ATGCCGAAAATCAAAACCAACCGCGCGGCAGCCAAGCGGTTTAAGCGCACCGGTTCAGGCAAATACATGTTTGCCAAATCCCATGCCAGCCATATTCTGACCAAGAAAACCCGGAAACGCAAAAGAGCGCTCAGAAAACAGCAGGTTATGGATGCAACCAACCGCAAAGCCGTCAAGCGGATGCTTCCGTACGGATAA
- a CDS encoding YkgJ family cysteine cluster protein, with product MEESNTIRPVDIDAAFDFMCGPHVACFNACCRDLNQFLTPYDVLRLARHLEMSTGEFLRAYTISHDGPETGLPVVGLKPAAGDEKKCPFVTDQGCRVYENRPGSCRMYPLARMLRRSRQTGQLAESYVLICEPHCRGFDQGHPVTVRQWIRDQGLVPYNQGNDAMIGVIAVKQQHFPGPVKGELGEKLFMSLYDLDAFRHALYGPVGADCRRIGIPSEAIDGQDDDQLLEFALQYAGQILCHAQGYSAGADSDSGGEMPWT from the coding sequence ATGGAAGAGTCAAACACGATCCGCCCCGTAGATATCGACGCAGCCTTTGATTTTATGTGCGGTCCCCATGTTGCGTGTTTCAATGCCTGCTGCCGGGATCTCAACCAGTTTTTGACGCCCTATGATGTGCTGCGCCTGGCCCGGCACCTGGAAATGTCCACGGGTGAATTTCTTCGGGCCTATACGATCTCTCACGACGGCCCGGAGACCGGGCTTCCCGTGGTGGGGCTCAAACCGGCCGCCGGTGATGAGAAAAAATGCCCTTTTGTGACAGACCAGGGCTGCCGGGTATATGAAAACCGCCCCGGCTCATGCCGGATGTACCCGCTGGCCAGAATGCTCCGGCGATCCAGGCAGACCGGGCAGCTTGCCGAAAGTTATGTGCTGATTTGCGAGCCGCACTGCCGGGGTTTTGATCAGGGCCATCCGGTTACCGTTCGGCAATGGATCCGTGATCAGGGGCTGGTGCCTTACAATCAGGGAAATGATGCCATGATCGGGGTGATTGCCGTAAAGCAGCAGCATTTTCCGGGGCCGGTGAAAGGAGAGCTGGGAGAAAAGCTTTTCATGAGTCTCTATGACCTGGATGCCTTCAGACATGCGCTTTACGGTCCGGTTGGCGCTGACTGCCGCCGTATCGGGATACCCTCAGAGGCGATAGACGGGCAGGACGATGACCAGTTGCTGGAATTTGCTCTTCAATACGCCGGGCAAATTCTGTGTCATGCCCAGGGGTATAGCGCCGGCGCCGATTCGGATTCCGGGGGTGAAATGCCATGGACTTAG
- a CDS encoding cobyrinate a,c-diamide synthase, whose amino-acid sequence MEPAQKISRVLIAALRGGSGKTVVSIGLISALARQGYIVAPFKKGPDYIDAGWLALAAGRTCHNLDPFLFSDVCVKASFSRHSADADLSVIEGNRGLYDGLDAQGTTSTASLAKLLNTPVILCVDCTKTTRTMAAIILGCLHFDPMVNICGVILNRVAGARHERILRSSIESRCNVPVFGAIPKLPGQDFPERHMGLIPTPEHALAAGAVEAVANAVSSNVDLDRVVETARKAAENPFASESGSNARQQARAPISLSAGDQGETDALCDKNHVRIGVIRDSAFQFYYPENLAALDALGAEIVNLSPLSDSGLHDVHGLYIGGGFPETHAFQLAQNIAFRNAVKAAADCGLPIYAECGGLMYLGQSLVLEGETYPMTGVFPLVFGFSSGRPQGHGYTIADVDGPNLYFPEGTRIRGHEFHYSRVLEFTGRESDMVFCMEKGRGIVNKRDGLCYKNVLATYTHIHCLGMPGWAPAFIKAARNYQHQAQK is encoded by the coding sequence ATGGAGCCGGCACAAAAGATTTCCCGGGTTCTGATTGCCGCCCTTCGGGGCGGCTCAGGCAAGACCGTTGTTTCAATCGGTTTGATTTCGGCCCTTGCCCGGCAGGGCTACATTGTTGCCCCCTTTAAAAAGGGCCCGGATTATATTGATGCAGGCTGGCTGGCTCTGGCCGCCGGCCGGACCTGCCACAACCTGGATCCCTTCCTTTTTTCTGATGTCTGTGTCAAAGCATCCTTTTCCAGGCATTCCGCTGATGCCGATCTTTCCGTAATCGAAGGCAATCGGGGTCTTTACGACGGCCTGGATGCCCAGGGGACCACCTCTACGGCTTCTTTGGCCAAGCTTTTGAATACACCTGTGATTCTGTGTGTTGACTGCACCAAGACCACCCGCACCATGGCCGCTATTATCCTGGGCTGCCTCCATTTTGATCCCATGGTCAATATCTGTGGCGTGATTTTAAACCGCGTGGCAGGGGCCCGTCATGAACGGATTTTACGCAGCAGTATTGAATCTCGCTGCAATGTTCCCGTATTTGGGGCTATTCCCAAGCTCCCCGGCCAGGATTTTCCCGAAAGGCACATGGGGCTGATACCCACCCCGGAGCACGCCCTTGCAGCAGGGGCGGTGGAGGCGGTGGCAAATGCAGTTTCATCCAATGTGGATCTGGATCGTGTTGTTGAGACCGCCCGCAAGGCTGCGGAAAACCCTTTTGCATCCGAAAGCGGCAGCAATGCCAGGCAGCAGGCCCGCGCCCCCATTTCCCTTTCCGCAGGGGACCAAGGGGAAACAGATGCGTTGTGTGATAAGAATCATGTGCGCATCGGTGTGATCCGTGATTCGGCTTTCCAGTTTTATTATCCGGAAAACCTGGCGGCCCTTGATGCCTTGGGGGCGGAAATCGTTAATTTAAGTCCGCTTTCGGATTCGGGTCTGCACGATGTCCATGGTCTTTATATTGGCGGGGGATTTCCGGAAACCCATGCCTTTCAGCTGGCTCAAAACATTGCTTTCCGCAATGCGGTCAAGGCTGCGGCGGATTGTGGACTGCCCATCTATGCCGAATGCGGCGGACTTATGTATCTTGGACAATCTCTTGTTCTGGAGGGCGAAACCTATCCCATGACTGGTGTTTTTCCCCTTGTTTTCGGGTTTTCCTCCGGGCGACCCCAGGGACACGGTTACACCATTGCGGATGTGGACGGACCGAATTTGTATTTTCCCGAAGGCACGCGAATCCGGGGTCATGAATTTCATTACTCCCGGGTTTTGGAATTTACGGGCAGGGAATCGGACATGGTGTTTTGCATGGAAAAAGGCCGGGGGATTGTCAACAAAAGAGACGGGTTATGTTATAAAAACGTGCTTGCCACCTACACCCATATTCACTGTCTGGGCATGCCGGGCTGGGCGCCTGCTTTTATAAAGGCTGCCAGAAACTATCAGCATCAGGCGCAAAAATAA
- a CDS encoding SDR family NAD(P)-dependent oxidoreductase: MDLDGKTALVLGGIKGIGKAAGLALARHGVRLGLTWYDWEESLDSMQRDFAAIGTPHLIQRVNLLETSAIAPFVHRVAEHFGGIDILINNIERGGWPVVHGPYTQQQWDLEMATTLRAKQWVFEAALPHLKNSGNGCVINFSSIAGLVGRSGPASHLFNEGYSAANRGVSLLTETWARLGAPEVRVNELMLGIFQTRHAQGTRGWGLLSEKQHQAIIDHTLLGRTGRTDDVVRAVLFLLKDAPYMTGSVIRLDGGYVLGGEHVAPMPEGVV, translated from the coding sequence ATGGACTTAGATGGTAAAACCGCCCTGGTGCTCGGCGGCATCAAGGGCATTGGCAAGGCCGCGGGCCTGGCTTTGGCCCGGCACGGGGTGCGGCTGGGACTGACCTGGTATGACTGGGAGGAATCCCTGGATTCCATGCAGCGCGACTTTGCCGCCATTGGCACGCCCCATCTTATCCAACGGGTAAACCTGCTGGAGACTTCGGCCATTGCCCCGTTTGTTCACCGGGTGGCTGAACATTTCGGCGGCATTGACATTTTGATCAACAATATTGAACGCGGCGGATGGCCGGTGGTCCATGGCCCTTATACACAGCAGCAGTGGGATCTGGAGATGGCCACCACTTTGCGGGCCAAACAGTGGGTCTTTGAGGCCGCCCTGCCGCACCTGAAAAACAGCGGCAACGGCTGCGTGATCAATTTCTCCTCCATTGCCGGCCTGGTGGGCCGTAGCGGACCGGCCAGCCACCTTTTCAACGAGGGCTATTCAGCGGCCAACCGGGGCGTTTCCCTGCTCACTGAAACCTGGGCCCGGCTGGGTGCCCCCGAAGTCCGCGTCAATGAGCTGATGCTGGGCATTTTTCAAACCCGCCACGCCCAGGGGACCCGGGGGTGGGGGCTGCTTTCGGAAAAACAGCACCAGGCCATAATTGACCATACCCTGCTGGGCCGGACCGGCCGCACCGATGACGTGGTCCGTGCGGTGTTGTTTTTATTAAAGGATGCGCCGTATATGACCGGTTCGGTGATCCGGCTGGACGGCGGCTATGTTCTGGGCGGCGAGCACGTGGCCCCCATGCCCGAGGGTGTGGTATAG
- a CDS encoding YkgJ family cysteine cluster protein: METEEQAGIPPVKLTANSRFHFRCHPEISCFTKCCRGINIMLTPYDIVRLKNRLELSSEDFLAIYTTPQLLEKTDLPVVTLRMLDDQPGEPVCPFVREDQGCIVYEDRPTTCRYYPLGVASLSHKDEADEGFYFFINEPHCRGFEEDAEWTVDQWRSDQGVDVYDRINAPWTELIVRKRSIPANIRLTQKTKNMFFTASYDIDRFRRFVFESSFLDVYEVDPQTVEKIRSDELELLNFSFRWLKWVLFQEGEEFAINQQAAEARGKRS, translated from the coding sequence ATGGAGACCGAAGAACAAGCCGGGATTCCGCCGGTAAAACTAACCGCCAACAGCCGGTTTCACTTCCGGTGCCACCCGGAGATTTCCTGTTTTACCAAGTGCTGCCGGGGGATTAACATCATGCTGACCCCCTATGATATCGTGCGGTTGAAAAATCGCCTGGAGTTGAGCTCAGAGGACTTTCTGGCCATTTACACCACTCCGCAGCTTCTGGAAAAAACGGATTTGCCGGTTGTGACCCTGCGCATGCTCGATGATCAGCCCGGAGAACCGGTTTGCCCCTTTGTCCGGGAGGACCAGGGATGCATTGTCTACGAGGACCGGCCCACCACCTGCCGCTATTATCCTCTGGGCGTGGCTTCCCTGAGCCATAAGGATGAAGCCGACGAGGGTTTTTATTTTTTTATTAACGAGCCCCACTGCAGGGGCTTTGAAGAGGATGCGGAGTGGACTGTTGACCAGTGGCGAAGTGATCAGGGCGTGGATGTTTATGACCGCATCAATGCCCCGTGGACTGAACTCATCGTCCGGAAGCGCTCCATACCCGCCAATATCCGTCTGACCCAGAAAACCAAGAACATGTTTTTCACGGCCAGTTATGACATCGACCGGTTCCGGCGCTTTGTCTTTGAAAGCTCGTTTTTGGATGTCTACGAAGTGGATCCGCAAACCGTTGAAAAAATCCGGTCTGATGAACTGGAGCTGTTAAATTTCAGTTTCAGGTGGCTCAAATGGGTGCTGTTTCAGGAGGGTGAGGAGTTTGCCATCAATCAGCAAGCCGCCGAGGCCCGCGGAAAACGCAGCTGA
- a CDS encoding cytochrome c3 family protein: MKKRFAILTAAACMVAVFLAAGLYAGTGDSCPDVITMENQEAFDEHRMPIVEFDHGAHLKADPDGYGIGCGECHHDENGEPLADLQAGDEVQGCFECHDGTGAGTPKDFMGPPPDAEALNSYYTAMHVNCVGCHKEQGGPKACNECHARE; the protein is encoded by the coding sequence ATGAAAAAACGATTTGCGATCCTGACAGCAGCTGCATGCATGGTCGCGGTATTTCTGGCGGCTGGCCTTTATGCCGGCACCGGAGACAGCTGCCCGGATGTAATCACGATGGAAAATCAAGAAGCGTTTGACGAGCACCGCATGCCCATTGTCGAATTTGACCACGGCGCGCATCTCAAGGCCGATCCGGATGGATACGGTATCGGCTGCGGCGAATGCCACCATGATGAAAACGGCGAACCCCTGGCGGATCTGCAGGCCGGCGACGAGGTCCAGGGCTGCTTTGAATGCCACGATGGTACCGGTGCCGGCACCCCCAAGGATTTCATGGGCCCGCCGCCTGATGCAGAGGCCTTGAATTCCTACTATACCGCAATGCATGTCAACTGTGTGGGCTGCCACAAAGAGCAGGGCGGCCCCAAGGCATGCAACGAATGCCACGCAAGGGAATAG
- the dsrA gene encoding dissimilatory-type sulfite reductase subunit alpha translates to MAKHETPLLDQLESGPWPSFVSDMKQEAESRAKNANNINYQIPVDVVEDLLGVLELSYKDGETHWKHGGIVGVFGYGGGVIGRYCDQPEKFPGVAHFHTLRVNQPSGKFYTTEYLKQLCDLWEMRGSGITNMHGSTGDIIFLGTTTKQLEEIFFELTHNLNQDLGGSGSNLRTPADCIGAARCEYACYDTQDLCNHLTQEYQDELHRPAFPYKFKFKFDGCPNCCVASIARADMSFIGTWKDDIRIDQEAVKAYVAGELKPNAGAHAGRDWGKFDIQKEVIDLCPTKCMWYENGKLEIDNKECTRCMHCINVMPRALRPGKQTGCSILVGAKAPILDGAQMGSLLVPFVEVNKDNDYQEIKDVIEAIWDWWMEEGKNRERLGELMKRQGFQKLLEVTGIDPVPQHVQEPRHNPYIFWKEEEVEGGWERDINEFRKHHLR, encoded by the coding sequence ATGGCAAAACATGAAACCCCCTTGCTCGATCAGCTGGAGAGCGGACCATGGCCGAGTTTTGTATCGGACATGAAGCAGGAAGCTGAGTCAAGGGCAAAGAATGCAAACAACATTAACTATCAGATCCCTGTGGATGTCGTCGAAGACCTGCTGGGCGTGCTTGAACTTTCCTACAAGGACGGGGAAACCCATTGGAAGCACGGCGGAATCGTGGGTGTTTTCGGCTATGGCGGCGGTGTTATCGGCCGTTATTGCGACCAGCCGGAAAAGTTTCCGGGCGTGGCGCATTTCCACACCCTTCGGGTCAACCAGCCCTCGGGCAAGTTCTACACCACTGAATACCTCAAGCAGCTCTGTGATCTGTGGGAGATGAGAGGTTCCGGCATCACCAACATGCACGGTTCCACAGGCGACATCATTTTCCTGGGAACCACCACCAAGCAGCTCGAGGAAATCTTTTTTGAGCTGACCCATAATCTCAACCAGGACCTGGGCGGTTCCGGCTCCAACCTGAGAACCCCGGCAGACTGCATCGGCGCAGCCCGCTGCGAATATGCCTGCTATGACACCCAGGATCTGTGCAACCACCTGACCCAGGAATACCAGGATGAGCTGCATCGGCCGGCCTTCCCCTATAAGTTCAAGTTCAAGTTCGACGGCTGCCCCAACTGCTGCGTGGCCTCCATCGCCCGGGCGGACATGTCCTTTATCGGTACCTGGAAAGACGATATCCGCATTGACCAGGAAGCCGTTAAGGCCTATGTGGCAGGCGAGCTCAAGCCCAATGCCGGCGCTCATGCCGGCCGTGACTGGGGCAAGTTCGATATCCAGAAGGAAGTCATTGACCTGTGCCCGACCAAATGCATGTGGTATGAAAACGGCAAGCTGGAGATCGACAACAAGGAATGCACCCGGTGCATGCACTGCATCAACGTTATGCCCCGCGCCCTGCGTCCCGGCAAGCAGACCGGCTGTTCCATCCTGGTCGGCGCCAAGGCACCAATCCTTGACGGCGCCCAGATGGGTTCCCTGCTGGTGCCCTTTGTGGAAGTCAACAAGGACAACGACTACCAGGAAATCAAGGATGTCATCGAAGCCATCTGGGACTGGTGGATGGAAGAGGGCAAGAATCGCGAGCGCCTCGGCGAGCTCATGAAGCGCCAGGGCTTCCAGAAATTGCTTGAAGTCACGGGCATTGACCCGGTTCCGCAGCATGTACAGGAACCGCGGCACAATCCGTACATCTTCTGGAAGGAAGAAGAAGTCGAGGGCGGCTGGGAACGCGACATCAATGAATTCCGCAAACATCACCTGCGATAA
- the dsrB gene encoding dissimilatory-type sulfite reductase subunit beta, giving the protein MAFISSGYDPENPMKDRITDIGPRNYEEFYPPVIKNNKGKWLYHEVLQPGVLVHVSETGDEVYTVRVGGARLMSISLVREICEIADKHCGGYVRWTTRNNVEFMVDSKDKVQPLIDDLQGRKFAGGSYKFPVGGTGAGITNIIHTQGWIHCHTPATDASGPVKSVMDEVFEDFQNMRLPAHLRISLACCLNMCGAVHCSDIAILGYHRKPPMVDHEYLDKMCEIPLAIASCPTAAIKPKKVEVGGKTVNSVEVNQSRCMFCGNCYTMCPCLPLADKEGDGIVLMVGGKVSNRISAPKFSKVAVAFIPNEPPRWPKTAETIKKIVETYAADANKYERLGEWAERIGWERFFEKTGLEFTHHLIDDFRDPAYYTWRQTSQFKF; this is encoded by the coding sequence ATGGCTTTTATATCTTCAGGATACGATCCCGAAAATCCGATGAAGGATCGGATTACCGATATCGGTCCGCGAAATTACGAGGAGTTTTATCCGCCGGTCATCAAAAACAACAAGGGCAAGTGGCTGTACCATGAAGTTTTGCAGCCCGGTGTGCTTGTGCATGTTTCCGAAACCGGCGACGAGGTATACACGGTTCGCGTGGGCGGTGCCCGCCTTATGAGTATTTCTCTTGTCCGGGAAATCTGCGAAATTGCCGACAAGCACTGCGGCGGTTATGTGCGCTGGACCACCCGTAACAACGTTGAGTTCATGGTTGACAGCAAGGACAAGGTCCAGCCGTTGATCGATGACCTGCAGGGCAGAAAGTTTGCCGGCGGTTCCTACAAGTTTCCCGTAGGCGGCACAGGCGCAGGTATTACCAACATTATCCACACCCAGGGCTGGATTCACTGCCACACACCGGCAACAGATGCATCGGGTCCGGTCAAGTCGGTCATGGACGAGGTCTTCGAGGACTTCCAGAACATGCGGCTGCCCGCCCATCTTCGGATTTCTCTGGCCTGCTGCCTGAACATGTGCGGCGCGGTCCATTGCTCGGATATCGCCATCCTGGGCTATCACCGCAAGCCGCCCATGGTTGACCATGAATATCTGGACAAAATGTGTGAAATTCCTCTGGCAATCGCCTCGTGCCCCACTGCCGCCATTAAGCCAAAGAAGGTGGAAGTCGGCGGAAAGACTGTCAACAGTGTCGAGGTCAACCAGAGCCGCTGCATGTTCTGCGGCAACTGTTACACCATGTGCCCTTGTCTGCCCCTGGCCGACAAGGAAGGCGACGGCATCGTGCTGATGGTCGGCGGCAAGGTGTCCAACCGGATTTCCGCGCCCAAGTTCTCCAAGGTGGCTGTGGCGTTTATTCCCAATGAACCGCCCCGCTGGCCTAAAACCGCGGAAACCATCAAAAAGATCGTTGAAACCTACGCAGCAGACGCCAACAAATACGAGCGCCTGGGCGAGTGGGCCGAGCGGATCGGCTGGGAACGGTTTTTTGAGAAAACCGGGCTGGAATTCACCCATCATCTCATTGATGACTTCCGTGATCCGGCTTACTACACCTGGCGCCAGACTTCGCAGTTTAAGTTTTAA
- the infC gene encoding translation initiation factor IF-3 has protein sequence MNINSEIKARDVRLIDAEGNQLGVLPISTALSTAENAGLDLVEISPNANPPVCKIMDYGRFRYQQDKKQQEARKKQAALQVKEIKVRPKTDTHDLDIKLGHIEKFISKKNKVKVTVMFRGREITMTERGRWVLEQVAERAAEFATVEQYPKMEGRTMTMLLGPR, from the coding sequence GTGAACATCAACAGCGAAATCAAAGCCAGAGATGTGCGGTTAATCGATGCAGAAGGCAACCAGCTCGGAGTGCTGCCCATCTCCACCGCGCTTTCCACTGCGGAAAATGCCGGGCTTGACCTGGTGGAAATTTCCCCGAATGCAAACCCGCCGGTTTGCAAAATCATGGATTACGGGCGTTTCCGGTACCAGCAGGACAAAAAACAGCAGGAAGCCCGCAAAAAGCAGGCGGCCCTGCAGGTCAAAGAGATCAAGGTGCGACCCAAAACCGACACCCATGACCTGGATATCAAGCTGGGACACATAGAGAAATTCATCAGCAAGAAAAACAAGGTCAAGGTTACGGTCATGTTCCGGGGACGCGAGATCACAATGACCGAACGGGGTCGCTGGGTGCTTGAACAGGTTGCCGAAAGGGCAGCGGAGTTTGCCACAGTGGAACAGTACCCCAAAATGGAGGGCCGAACCATGACCATGCTTCTGGGCCCCAGATAA
- a CDS encoding tetratricopeptide repeat protein, with protein MTTEKTVDQYIEEQRFAIMSNPECSNSHYNLATALLGLRKFDEAEEEFKEAIRCSPNFAEAYVQLGGICLQRGDIDGCLAYNQQSVKVRAAFAEGWGNIGFVQMQKGKIDEAISALEKAIKYNSNFIQAYATLANAYLFDGQVDKSIAAGQKAIEIDETFAVAHNNLAIAYLEKGDTEKAAHHCHRAQQLGYEVAPEIVREIETARAV; from the coding sequence ATGACGACCGAAAAAACAGTGGATCAATATATCGAGGAACAGCGTTTTGCCATCATGTCGAATCCGGAATGCAGCAACAGCCACTACAATCTGGCCACTGCCCTGCTGGGGCTGCGCAAATTCGACGAGGCCGAAGAAGAATTCAAGGAGGCCATCCGGTGCAGTCCCAATTTTGCCGAAGCCTACGTGCAGTTGGGCGGTATTTGCCTGCAGCGCGGTGATATTGACGGATGTCTGGCCTACAATCAACAAAGTGTGAAAGTCCGGGCCGCGTTTGCCGAAGGGTGGGGCAATATCGGTTTTGTGCAGATGCAGAAGGGCAAAATTGACGAGGCCATTTCCGCACTGGAAAAGGCCATCAAGTATAATTCCAATTTTATCCAGGCCTATGCCACCCTGGCCAATGCCTATCTTTTTGACGGCCAGGTGGACAAAAGCATTGCCGCAGGGCAAAAAGCCATAGAAATTGATGAAACGTTTGCCGTGGCCCACAACAACCTGGCCATTGCGTATCTGGAAAAAGGAGATACGGAAAAAGCCGCCCATCATTGCCACCGGGCGCAACAGCTTGGTTATGAGGTCGCTCCGGAGATTGTCCGGGAGATTGAAACCGCACGCGCCGTGTAG